Below is a genomic region from Candidatus Polarisedimenticolia bacterium.
TGGGGGCCGGCGGCGCCTCCGGCAAGTCGCTGACCATCGGGTATACCGGCGGCGACTCGGTTCCGCTGAACAACCTGGGGCTGCTGCAGCAGCTCGGAAACTACGCCGTCGGGCCGATCCCGAACGTGGTGCTGAACTTCCTGCGCAGCGACGCCGACGCCAAAGTGCTCGCCAAGCCGCAGGTGCGGGTCTCCGAAGGGGAGAAGGCCTCGGTGAAGATCGGGGATCGGATCCCGATTCCGACGACGACCTTCAACACGGCGACGACCGGAGGCAGCGTCTTCGCCCCCATCACTTCTTTCACCTACCAGAACGTCGGCATCAACATCGACCTGGAGCCGCGCGTCCACCACAACAAGGAAATCAGCATGAAGCTCAAGGTGGAGCTCTCCAACGTCGCCGGCGTGGTCTCCGCCGGGGGTGGAGTGAGCCAGCCGATCATCGGGACGCGCGAGATCGAGACGCAGATCCGCCTGAAGGACGGCGAGACCAACCTCCTGGCCGGCCTCATCCGGGAGGAGGAGCGCTCCACCATGAGCGGCGTCGCCGGGCTGTCGCAGATCCCGCTCCTGAAGTCGCTGTTCGGCACGACGGAAAAGGAGCAAAAGACCACCGACATCGTCCTCACCCTCACGCCCCATATCATCCGTGTTCCCGACATCACCGTCGCGGACATGGAGCCGCTCTGGATCGGCACCGACCAGGATGTGGGGCTGCGGGGTGTGTCGCGAACCAGCCCCTTCGGAGCGCCGTTCGAGTCCGATGGGTCGCCCGAGGAGGAGGTCGCGCCGGAAGAGGGGCAGGCGCCCCCCGCGGGCGAAGAGGCGCCGGCTCCCGGTGTCGGAGCCTCGGGACTCGTCGCTCCTGCGATTCCGGGGCCGTCGAACCAGATTCCGGCCGCGCAGCAGCCGGCCACTGACAACGGAGCTCGGGCGCAGCAGGGCCTGCCGGCTGTGGCCAACTCGGGCGGCGGAGGAGGGGGAGGAGCAGCCCCGAACCCGGCAGCACCGCCTCCACCGGCCGTCGTCTCCTTCAATCCGCAGAACATCCTCGCCAAGACGGGCGACCTGGTGATGGTGCAGGTGATGATCGGCCAGGGGACCCGGGTCGGAAGCGTCCCCTTCCACGTGATGTACGACCCCAAGATCCTGCAGTTCATGCCGCCTGGGGCGGAAGGGGACTTCCTGAAGCGCGACGGGGCCTCGACGATCTACAACGCGCAGGCTTCGACGCTGAACGAGGTCTTCGTGGCGCTGGCCCGGGTGGGTGTCCCCACCGGGGCGACCGGTGCGGGGGTCCTGTGCACGCTGCAGTTCACCGCCGTGTCTCCGGGAACGACCAACCTGACTTTCGCCGAGGCCTCGGTCCTGGATCCTCAGGGACAGCCGCTTCCGGCGCAGTTCTCGCCGGCCGTGCACGTGGAGGTTCAGAGCAAGTGAGACGTCAGCAAGGTCTGTCGCTGGTCGAGGTCCTGGTGTGCATCGCCGTGCTGCTGATTCTGGCGGGGGCGGTGATGCCGGTGGCGAAGACGACGCTAAAGCGGCAGAAGGAGCTGGAGCT
It encodes:
- a CDS encoding secretin N-terminal domain-containing protein, whose protein sequence is MIKLSSARPRIALLLLVLLPLAGCVASTAPYRQGQKYMDAENYDQAVLAFSKALSAKPGEIKYQVALARARLRASQEHFERGQRYAQAEQLEPAMAEMQQAVLLDPSNQYAANEMAKLVAEYKKRKGQEPSDMEKMKEKAKMAGREVPRLNPKSNIPIALKFKDETIRKVYDALSKATGITFLYDERVDLGKKVTVELSDVSFSKALEILMAQNKHFFKVWDANTILVADDNQQKHKEYDDLVIQTFYLSNADVKDVQVLLRTLLDARQLAQNDRLNAITIRDTPERVQVAEKIIESNDKAKSELIVDVQLLELNRNILQNLGIDLVGAGGASGKSLTIGYTGGDSVPLNNLGLLQQLGNYAVGPIPNVVLNFLRSDADAKVLAKPQVRVSEGEKASVKIGDRIPIPTTTFNTATTGGSVFAPITSFTYQNVGINIDLEPRVHHNKEISMKLKVELSNVAGVVSAGGGVSQPIIGTREIETQIRLKDGETNLLAGLIREEERSTMSGVAGLSQIPLLKSLFGTTEKEQKTTDIVLTLTPHIIRVPDITVADMEPLWIGTDQDVGLRGVSRTSPFGAPFESDGSPEEEVAPEEGQAPPAGEEAPAPGVGASGLVAPAIPGPSNQIPAAQQPATDNGARAQQGLPAVANSGGGGGGGAAPNPAAPPPPAVVSFNPQNILAKTGDLVMVQVMIGQGTRVGSVPFHVMYDPKILQFMPPGAEGDFLKRDGASTIYNAQASTLNEVFVALARVGVPTGATGAGVLCTLQFTAVSPGTTNLTFAEASVLDPQGQPLPAQFSPAVHVEVQSK